The following are from one region of the Quercus robur chromosome 1, dhQueRobu3.1, whole genome shotgun sequence genome:
- the LOC126714809 gene encoding tryptophan N-monooxygenase CYP79A68-like has protein sequence MSLSFFFSQGSEYVFIYVTFLFALLFAFIFFFLSKIFTKSKRPLLPPGPKPWPIVGNLPEMWRKKPRYRWLHSLMKELNTEIACVRLGSVYVVPVASPEIAMEFLRQHDAVMASRPITVTTSMFSDGFLTAVVAPWGKQWKKMRKVLTHEILNPTRLEWLRSKRKEEADNLLRVVNNICKSGSVVDVRLVSQHFTGIIMRRMMFNRRYYRQGREDGGPCVEEQEHIKALFTVLLYVYALCVSDYLPILKPLDLDGHEKTVRNALNVIKKYEDPIINERVEMWKEGKRTEPEDLLDVFISVKDDNGKPLLSVAEIKAQITELFLATVDNPSNIVEWALAEMLNQPEQLQKAVEELDRVVGKERLVEESDIPNLSYVVACARESLRLHPIAPFNLPHVAKEDLTVAGYFIPKGSQVLLSRLGLGRNPRVWEDPLRFNPERHFKDNSHELGLAEPGLRFISFTRGRRGCMGGTLGTLITVMLFARLLQGFTWRIPPELEKIDLEENDRLFLAKPLHVYAEPRLPAHLYPA, from the exons ATGTCCttatctttcttcttcagtCAAGGGTCTGAATATGTTTTCATTTATGTAACCTTCTTATTTGCGCTTCTCTTTgcattcatcttcttctttctttcaaaaatcTTCACTAAAAGCAAGCGACCCCTACTCCCTCCTGGCCCAAAACCATGGCCTATTGTGGGAAATCTCCCAGAGATGTGGAGGAAAAAACCTAGATATAGGTGGCTGCATAGCCTCATGAAAGAGTTGAACACAGAAATCGCTTGTGTACGTCTAGGAAGTGTGTATGTTGTGCCAGTAGCTTCCCCAGAGATTGCCATGGAGTTTTTGAGGCAACATGATGCAGTGATGGCATCAAGGCCTATCACAGTCACCACTAGTATGTTCAGTGATGGGTTCTTGACTGCAGTCGTTGCACCTTGGGGAAAGCAATGGAAGAAGATGAGGAAGGTGCTCACTCACGAGATATTGAACCCGACAAGACTCGAATGGCTACGTAGTAAGCGAAAGGAAGAAGCCGATAATCTTCTCCGAGTGGTTAACAATATATGCAAATCAGGCTCAGTTGTTGATGTAAGGTTAGTTTCCCAACACTTCACTGGAATTATTATGAGGAGAATGATGTTCAACAGAAGGTACTATAGGCAAGGAAGAGAGGATGGAGGGCCTTGTGTTGAAGAACAAGAGCATATTAAAGCACTATTTACTGTGCTTTTGTATGTGTATGCATTGTGTGTTTCTGATTACTTGCCAATCTTGAAGCCACTCGATTTAGATGGACATGAAAAGACTGTGAGGAATGCTTTGAATGTTATCAAAAAGTACGAGGATCCGATTATCAATGAGAGAGTAGAAATGTGGAAAGAGGGGAAGAGGACCGAGCCTGAAGACCTTCTTGATGTTTTCATTTCAGTTAAGGATGACAATGGGAAGCCATTGCTATCAGTGGCAGAGATCAAAGCACAAATCACG GAACTATTCCTTGCAACTGTGGATAATCCTTCCAATATAGTGGAGTGGGCTTTGGCAGAAATGCTAAACCAACCTGAGCAGCTACAAAAAGCAGTAGAGGAATTAGACAGGGTGGTTGGAAAGGAGAGacttgttgaagaatcagatatTCCTAACCTAAGCTATGTGGTGGCTTGTGCAAGGGAGTCTCTTAGGCTTCACCCAATTGCACCATTCAATCTCCCCCATGTCGCTAAAGAAGATCTTACTGTGGCTGGCTACTTCATCCCTAAAGGTAGTCAAGTCTTGCTAAGTCGATTAGGCCTCGGTCGAAACCCAAGAGTTTGGGAGGACCCCTTAAGGTTCAACCCTGAGCGACATTTCAAGGATAATTCACATGAGTTGGGGCTTGCAGAACCTGGCCTGAGGTTCATTTCCTTCACTAGAGGAAGGAGAGGGTGCATGGGTGGTACACTAGGGACACTCATTACTGTGATGCTATTTGCAAGACTTCTACAAGGTTTTACATGGAGAATTCCACCTGAGTTGGAGAAGATTGACCTTGAAGAGAACGACCGACTCTTCCTCGCCAAACCCTTGCATGTGTACGCAGAACCACGCTTGCCTGCTCATTTGTACCCAGCTTAA